Proteins encoded in a region of the Pigmentiphaga litoralis genome:
- a CDS encoding DEAD/DEAH box helicase, with product MFADLGLADSLLRAITEAGYTSPTPIQAQAIPQVLQGGDLLAAAQTGTGKTAGFTLPILHLLSTRKPANVKAGRPRCLILTPTRELTAQVEESVKTYGKYLPLTSMVMFGGVNINPQISALRKPLDILVATPGRLLDHVGQRTLDLSGVEILVLDEADRMLDMGFIRDIRKILQYLPKQRQTLLFSATFSDEIRTLAKGVLHNAGEVSVARRNTTTELVEQSVLMVPKEQKRDLLSHLIRTHKWEQVLVFTRTKHGANRLAEKLAKDGITAAAIHGNKSQSARTKALAGFKEGNLTVLVATDIAARGLDIDQLPQVVNFELPNVPEDYVHRIGRTGRAGSSGAAVSLVDNGEEGKFLADIERLIKRKIDRMALPEFVVGAPDNDERPPRPQGQRHGRPSGGSSRSGAPGGRSGAPGGGSRSGAPGGAPRNASGAAPRGGNGVAPSRSPSAQPARAPQGQAPRNANGNAAAARRPALFSKTPSR from the coding sequence ATGTTTGCCGATCTCGGATTGGCCGACTCGCTGCTGCGCGCGATTACCGAAGCGGGCTATACCAGCCCGACCCCGATCCAGGCCCAGGCCATCCCCCAGGTGCTGCAAGGCGGCGACCTGCTGGCTGCCGCCCAGACCGGCACCGGCAAGACGGCTGGCTTCACGCTGCCCATCCTGCACCTGCTGTCCACCCGCAAGCCCGCCAACGTCAAGGCAGGCCGTCCGCGCTGCCTGATCCTGACGCCGACGCGTGAACTGACCGCCCAGGTCGAAGAATCGGTCAAGACCTACGGCAAGTACCTGCCCCTGACCTCGATGGTCATGTTCGGCGGCGTCAACATCAACCCGCAGATCTCGGCGCTGCGCAAGCCGCTCGACATCCTGGTGGCCACGCCCGGCCGTCTGCTCGATCACGTCGGCCAGCGCACGCTGGACCTGTCGGGCGTCGAAATCCTGGTGCTGGACGAAGCCGACCGCATGCTGGACATGGGCTTCATCCGCGACATCCGCAAGATCCTGCAATACCTGCCCAAGCAGCGCCAGACGCTGCTGTTCTCGGCCACGTTCTCCGACGAGATCCGCACCCTGGCCAAGGGCGTGCTGCACAACGCCGGCGAAGTGTCGGTGGCCCGCCGCAACACCACCACCGAACTGGTCGAACAGAGCGTGTTGATGGTGCCTAAGGAACAGAAGCGCGACCTGCTCAGCCACCTGATCCGCACCCACAAGTGGGAACAGGTGCTGGTGTTCACGCGCACCAAGCACGGCGCGAACCGCCTGGCCGAAAAGCTGGCGAAAGACGGCATTACCGCCGCCGCCATCCACGGCAACAAGAGCCAGTCGGCGCGCACCAAGGCGCTGGCCGGTTTCAAGGAAGGCAATCTGACGGTGCTGGTCGCGACCGACATCGCCGCCCGCGGCCTGGACATCGACCAGCTGCCCCAGGTGGTCAACTTCGAACTGCCCAACGTGCCGGAAGACTACGTGCACCGTATCGGCCGCACCGGCCGCGCGGGTTCGTCGGGCGCCGCCGTGTCGCTGGTGGATAACGGTGAAGAAGGCAAGTTCCTGGCTGACATCGAACGCCTGATCAAGCGCAAGATCGATCGCATGGCCCTGCCGGAATTCGTGGTCGGCGCCCCCGACAACGACGAGCGTCCGCCCCGTCCGCAAGGCCAGCGTCATGGCCGTCCTTCGGGTGGCTCGTCGCGCAGCGGCGCGCCGGGTGGCCGTTCGGGCGCCCCCGGCGGCGGCTCGCGGTCGGGCGCGCCCGGCGGCGCACCGCGCAACGCGTCGGGTGCGGCTCCGCGTGGCGGCAATGGCGTTGCGCCGTCGCGCAGCCCGTCGGCCCAGCCGGCCCGTGCCCCGCAAGGCCAGGCCCCCCGCAATGCCAACGGCAATGCCGCGGCCGCCCGCCGCCCGGCGCTGTTCAGCAAGACGCCATCGCGTTGA
- a CDS encoding MacB family efflux pump subunit — protein sequence MPTDDAPPLIELTGVTKTYRNGDLAVEVLHGVDLTIREGEFVALMGASGSGKSTLMNILGCLDRPTTGSYRFMGQDVSGLSRDELARLRREDFGFVFQSYNLIATASAIENVEVPAMYSHMDPDERRARAASLLDELGLGERGHHRPNQLSGGQQQRVSIARALMNGGRIILADEPTGALDSKSGADVMKLLADLSARGHTVILITHAREVADHADRLIEIKDGNIVSDAGPSKPVRGAASDATSDAAADAASGAASDAASDAPPRQTNAFVPPVHRQTGSSLSDMVEAARMALRSLRANVFRAVLTLLGIVIGVGSVITMLAIGDGAKQAVIDRISAMGSNLLLVRPGAPNQRGFNSTATLVLNDVYAIDKVPNVLAAVPEQNSSATVRQGNADYSTSINGTSAKFPIARQWPVARGTFFSEQDEADYATVAVLGSTVAKALFTDGSDPVGKFILVNNLIFQVIGVMSDRGASPMGSDQDDIVFVPYATSSLRLSGQRFLRNVTVAVDDLKQIDDTQAAVETVLLERHGVVDFQIRNMASIIETTEQTQNTMTILLGSIAAISLLVGGIGVMNIMLVSVTERTREIGIRMATGAREGNIMQQFLIEAVVVSALGGAIGVLGGLGVAAVVGAFGTPIQYSIAPVLLAFGCAFATGLVFGYLPAKKAAKLDPVVALSAE from the coding sequence ATGCCCACCGACGACGCCCCGCCGCTGATCGAACTGACGGGCGTCACCAAGACCTACCGCAATGGCGACCTGGCCGTTGAGGTGCTGCACGGTGTGGACCTGACGATTCGGGAAGGCGAGTTCGTGGCCTTGATGGGCGCATCGGGCTCGGGCAAGTCGACGCTGATGAACATCCTGGGCTGCCTGGATCGCCCCACAACCGGCAGCTACCGCTTCATGGGCCAGGACGTGTCGGGCCTGTCGCGCGACGAACTGGCGCGGCTGCGGCGCGAGGACTTCGGTTTTGTCTTCCAGAGCTACAACCTGATCGCCACCGCCAGCGCGATTGAAAACGTCGAAGTGCCGGCCATGTATTCCCATATGGATCCCGACGAACGCCGTGCGCGGGCCGCCTCGCTGCTGGACGAGCTTGGCCTGGGCGAGCGCGGTCATCATCGTCCGAACCAGTTGTCGGGTGGACAGCAGCAGCGGGTGTCGATTGCACGTGCACTGATGAATGGCGGACGCATCATCCTGGCCGACGAGCCGACCGGCGCGCTGGACAGCAAGAGCGGCGCCGATGTGATGAAGCTGCTGGCCGACCTGTCGGCACGCGGCCATACCGTCATCCTGATCACGCACGCCCGCGAAGTGGCGGATCATGCGGACCGGCTGATCGAGATCAAGGACGGCAACATCGTGAGCGACGCCGGACCGTCCAAGCCGGTACGCGGCGCCGCATCGGATGCAACATCGGATGCCGCAGCAGACGCCGCATCAGGCGCCGCGTCGGATGCCGCATCAGACGCCCCACCCCGCCAAACCAACGCCTTCGTGCCACCCGTGCACCGGCAGACAGGCTCAAGCCTCAGCGACATGGTCGAAGCCGCCCGGATGGCGCTGCGGTCCTTGCGCGCCAACGTGTTCCGCGCGGTGCTGACGCTGCTGGGCATCGTGATCGGCGTGGGGTCGGTAATCACCATGCTGGCAATCGGTGATGGCGCCAAGCAGGCCGTGATCGACCGCATCAGCGCCATGGGGTCGAACCTGTTGCTGGTGCGGCCCGGCGCGCCGAACCAGCGCGGCTTCAACAGTACGGCCACGCTGGTGCTCAATGACGTGTACGCGATCGACAAGGTGCCCAATGTGCTGGCTGCGGTGCCCGAGCAGAACAGTTCGGCCACGGTGCGCCAGGGCAATGCCGACTACAGCACCAGCATCAACGGCACGTCGGCCAAGTTTCCGATCGCCCGGCAGTGGCCGGTGGCACGCGGCACCTTCTTTTCGGAGCAGGACGAGGCCGACTATGCGACCGTGGCCGTGCTCGGATCCACAGTGGCCAAGGCGCTATTTACGGACGGCAGCGATCCGGTCGGCAAATTCATTCTGGTCAACAACCTGATCTTTCAGGTGATCGGCGTGATGAGCGACCGGGGCGCATCGCCCATGGGCTCGGACCAGGATGACATTGTGTTCGTGCCCTACGCGACCAGCAGCCTGCGCCTGTCGGGGCAGCGCTTTCTGCGCAATGTGACGGTGGCCGTGGACGACCTGAAGCAGATCGACGACACGCAGGCCGCGGTCGAAACCGTGCTGCTCGAGCGCCATGGCGTGGTCGATTTCCAGATCCGCAACATGGCGTCGATCATCGAGACCACCGAGCAGACGCAGAACACCATGACGATCCTGCTGGGGTCGATTGCCGCCATCTCATTGTTGGTGGGGGGCATAGGCGTGATGAACATCATGCTGGTGTCGGTCACGGAGCGCACGCGCGAGATCGGCATCCGCATGGCGACCGGCGCGCGCGAGGGCAACATCATGCAGCAGTTCCTGATCGAAGCCGTGGTGGTGTCGGCGCTGGGCGGCGCGATCGGCGTGCTGGGCGGCCTGGGCGTGGCGGCGGTGGTCGGCGCCTTTGGCACACCCATTCAGTATTCGATTGCGCCCGTGCTGCTGGCCTTTGGCTGCGCCTTTGCGACCGGTCTGGTGTTCGGCTACCTGCCAGCCAAGAAAGCCGCCAAGCTCGACCCCGTGGTCGCCTTGTCGGCGGAGTGA
- a CDS encoding efflux transporter outer membrane subunit → MSLAMFLAITGCATRIDSVPPQLDLPVAFAEPSPSDRQLDLEWWRRFESGELVSLVDTALAASPTLTIAAERVVQAEITVRSAGATLFPALSLNGTTADRRNNPGTSNAAWSNTQSTGLTLGISYEVDLWGRLAATLQGTRANLAANRYDYETARLALTTGVANAYFQVIAARVRLQIARDNLAIAERVFNIVEIRQRNGAVSDLDVSRQRTTVLAQRAAIQPLEVQGRQAESALAILLGRAPQGFTVQSASFDGIAIPEVGAGLPSDLLVRRPDLASSEAQLAAGDANVAVARAALLPSLSLSGSTGLASAALLSLANPAYSMGLTGSLAQTLFDGGRLRNQVALTESQRRALVETYRNAVLGSLKEVVDALSNIDRNRNSEIAQLEIREEAARTVRLSELRYRQGADDITILLDAQRTLFSAQDSLVQLRLARLTSALDLFKALGGGWRNDLAVAGR, encoded by the coding sequence GTGTCCCTCGCCATGTTCCTGGCGATCACCGGTTGCGCCACCCGCATCGACAGCGTGCCCCCCCAACTGGACCTGCCGGTCGCCTTCGCCGAGCCGTCACCCTCGGACCGGCAACTGGACCTGGAATGGTGGCGACGTTTCGAATCAGGCGAGCTGGTGTCGCTGGTGGACACCGCCCTGGCCGCCAGCCCCACGCTGACCATCGCCGCCGAACGGGTCGTGCAGGCGGAGATCACCGTGCGGTCGGCCGGCGCAACCTTGTTCCCGGCGTTGAGCCTGAACGGCACCACGGCCGACCGGCGCAACAATCCGGGCACGTCCAACGCCGCGTGGAGCAATACGCAATCCACCGGACTGACCCTGGGGATCAGCTACGAAGTCGACCTGTGGGGCCGGCTGGCAGCGACCCTGCAGGGCACACGCGCCAATCTGGCGGCCAACCGCTACGACTACGAAACGGCCCGGCTCGCATTGACGACGGGAGTGGCCAATGCCTATTTCCAGGTGATCGCGGCGCGCGTGCGGCTGCAGATCGCCCGTGACAACCTGGCGATTGCCGAACGGGTGTTCAACATCGTGGAGATCCGGCAGCGCAATGGCGCGGTGTCGGACCTGGACGTGTCGCGGCAGCGCACGACGGTGCTGGCCCAACGGGCCGCGATCCAGCCGCTGGAAGTCCAGGGCCGGCAGGCGGAAAGCGCCCTGGCGATCCTGCTTGGACGCGCGCCGCAAGGCTTTACGGTGCAAAGCGCCAGTTTTGACGGGATCGCCATTCCCGAAGTGGGCGCCGGCTTGCCGTCGGACCTGCTGGTGCGGCGCCCCGACCTGGCCAGCAGTGAAGCGCAGCTGGCCGCCGGGGACGCCAACGTGGCGGTGGCGCGGGCCGCGCTGCTGCCCAGCCTGTCCCTGTCAGGATCCACAGGTCTGGCCAGCGCCGCCCTGCTCTCCCTGGCCAACCCGGCGTACAGCATGGGCCTGACCGGCAGCCTGGCGCAGACGCTGTTCGACGGGGGCCGGCTGCGCAATCAGGTCGCCCTGACCGAGTCGCAGCGCCGCGCCCTGGTCGAAACCTACCGGAACGCGGTGCTGGGCTCCTTGAAGGAAGTGGTAGACGCGCTGTCGAACATCGACCGCAACCGCAATTCGGAGATCGCCCAACTGGAAATCCGAGAAGAAGCGGCCCGCACGGTGCGGCTGTCGGAATTGCGCTATCGCCAGGGCGCCGACGACATCACCATCCTGCTGGATGCGCAGCGCACGCTGTTTTCGGCCCAGGACAGTCTGGTGCAGCTGCGGCTGGCCCGCCTGACGTCCGCGCTGGACCTGTTCAAGGCCCTGGGTGGGGGTTGGCGCAACGATCTGGCGGTGGCCGGCCGCTAG
- a CDS encoding (2Fe-2S)-binding protein — MYVCVCNAITERQVRDSVAAGANTLSDLQFDLGVATCCGCCADTARQYLPAGAGACNAAFEADMVVANRPAPEVAPAAAAPTRSSATTRRFPVHRIAKAA, encoded by the coding sequence ATGTACGTCTGTGTCTGCAATGCCATTACAGAACGTCAAGTGCGCGACAGCGTAGCTGCCGGCGCGAACACCCTGTCCGATCTGCAGTTCGACCTGGGCGTGGCCACGTGTTGCGGTTGCTGTGCCGATACGGCGCGGCAATACCTGCCGGCTGGCGCGGGCGCCTGCAATGCGGCCTTCGAAGCCGACATGGTCGTTGCGAACCGCCCGGCGCCCGAAGTGGCACCGGCTGCCGCCGCGCCAACCCGGTCCAGCGCCACGACCCGCCGCTTCCCGGTGCACCGTATCGCGAAGGCTGCCTGA
- the otnI gene encoding 2-oxo-tetronate isomerase — MPRFAANLSMMYAEHAFPDRFAAAARDGFQAVEFMFPYDWQKDALATRLQDAGLLNVLMNAPPGDWLAGERGLAALPGRQDAFRSSIDAALSYADAFACPRIHVMAGVAPEGVDRALCLDTYKENLSWAADQARTAGRTLLIEPINTRDMPGYLLNRQADAHAIVSDIDSPHLRVQMDLYHCQIMEGDLTTKLRALLPTGRVGHLQIAGVPDRHEPDQGEVNYAHLFDVIDTVSAQCGWDGWIGAEYRPRYGAETGGTTRGLGWVQPWLKRGS; from the coding sequence ATGCCCCGCTTCGCCGCCAACCTGTCCATGATGTATGCCGAGCACGCCTTTCCGGATCGTTTCGCTGCAGCGGCGCGGGACGGATTTCAGGCGGTCGAATTCATGTTTCCGTACGACTGGCAAAAAGACGCCTTGGCCACGCGTCTGCAAGACGCCGGCCTGTTGAACGTGTTGATGAACGCGCCCCCGGGCGACTGGCTGGCCGGCGAACGGGGCCTGGCCGCATTGCCGGGCCGGCAGGATGCGTTTCGCAGCAGCATCGACGCGGCGCTGTCCTACGCCGACGCGTTTGCCTGTCCACGCATCCACGTCATGGCGGGCGTGGCGCCGGAAGGCGTCGACCGGGCATTGTGTCTCGACACCTATAAAGAGAACCTGTCCTGGGCCGCCGACCAGGCGCGCACCGCCGGCCGCACCCTGTTGATCGAACCGATCAACACCCGCGACATGCCCGGCTATCTGCTGAATCGCCAGGCCGACGCGCACGCCATCGTGTCCGACATCGACTCGCCGCACCTGCGGGTCCAGATGGATCTGTACCACTGCCAGATCATGGAAGGCGACCTGACGACAAAGCTGCGCGCGCTGCTGCCCACCGGGCGCGTGGGCCACCTGCAGATCGCCGGGGTGCCCGATCGGCACGAACCCGATCAGGGCGAAGTGAACTACGCGCACCTGTTCGACGTGATCGACACGGTGTCGGCGCAATGTGGATGGGACGGCTGGATCGGCGCCGAATACCGCCCGCGGTATGGCGCGGAAACGGGGGGGACAACGCGGGGTCTGGGATGGGTGCAGCCGTGGTTGAAGCGCGGGAGCTGA
- a CDS encoding peptide chain release factor 3 — MSLSNEVARRRTFAIISHPDAGKTTLTEKLLLFAGAIQIAGSVKARKASRHASSDWMEIEKQRGISVASSVMQVEYRDTVINLLDTPGHQDFSEDTYRVLTAVDAALMVIDAANGIEPQTIRLLQVCRARNTPIITFVNKMDREVREPLDLLAEIESHIGMDAVPFSWPVGMGKSFGGVFDIRRDRMRVFRPGSDRIAQKDEDVIDGIDNPEIAQRFNTAWSQAKDEIELISSASQPFDKAAFLDARQTPVFFGSAINNFGVHEILDALVDLAPSPGPRHALEREVIPDEAKFSGVVFKVQANMDPAHRDRVAFVRVCSGRFERGMRLKVSRTGKETRPNNVVSFLSQRRELLEEAFAGDIIGIPNHGVLHLGDVLTEGETLTFTGLPFFAPELFQAVEVADPLRTKQLRIGLTQLGEEGAIQVFKPVAGGALLLGAVGQLQFEVVAHRLKSEYGVAARMMSTRYSLARWITADDPKDLKKFMDANAQNIAYDVVDAPAFLSGSSAQLRVAQELYPKVQFHALREHGGQVFKTRVGDSAFA, encoded by the coding sequence ATGAGCCTCTCCAATGAAGTCGCCCGGCGACGCACCTTCGCCATCATTTCCCACCCCGACGCGGGCAAGACCACGCTGACCGAAAAGCTGTTGCTGTTCGCTGGCGCGATCCAGATCGCCGGTAGCGTCAAGGCGCGCAAGGCGTCCCGCCACGCGTCGTCCGACTGGATGGAAATCGAAAAGCAACGCGGCATTTCGGTCGCGTCATCCGTCATGCAGGTCGAATATCGCGACACCGTGATCAACCTGCTCGACACCCCGGGTCACCAGGACTTTTCCGAAGATACCTATCGGGTGCTGACGGCCGTCGACGCGGCCCTGATGGTGATCGACGCCGCCAACGGTATCGAACCGCAAACCATTCGCCTGCTGCAGGTCTGCCGCGCGCGCAACACGCCCATCATCACGTTCGTGAACAAGATGGACCGTGAAGTGCGTGAACCGCTCGACCTGCTGGCCGAAATCGAATCGCACATCGGCATGGACGCCGTGCCTTTCTCGTGGCCGGTCGGCATGGGCAAGTCCTTCGGCGGCGTGTTCGACATCCGCCGCGACCGCATGCGGGTGTTTCGCCCCGGCAGCGACCGGATTGCGCAAAAAGATGAAGACGTCATCGACGGCATCGACAATCCGGAAATCGCCCAGCGCTTCAACACTGCCTGGTCGCAGGCCAAAGACGAAATCGAACTGATCTCGTCGGCCTCCCAGCCGTTCGACAAGGCGGCGTTCCTGGATGCGCGCCAGACCCCGGTGTTCTTCGGGTCGGCCATCAACAACTTCGGCGTGCACGAAATCCTGGACGCACTGGTCGACCTGGCGCCCTCGCCCGGTCCCCGCCATGCGCTCGAACGCGAAGTGATTCCCGATGAAGCCAAGTTCAGCGGCGTGGTGTTCAAGGTCCAGGCCAATATGGACCCGGCCCACCGCGACCGTGTCGCCTTCGTGCGCGTGTGTTCCGGCCGTTTCGAGCGCGGCATGCGCCTGAAGGTCAGCCGCACCGGCAAGGAAACGCGTCCGAACAACGTAGTGTCCTTCCTGTCGCAGCGGCGGGAACTGCTTGAAGAGGCCTTTGCGGGCGACATTATCGGCATCCCGAACCACGGCGTCCTCCATTTGGGGGATGTCCTGACCGAAGGCGAGACCCTGACCTTCACCGGATTGCCCTTCTTTGCGCCGGAGTTGTTTCAGGCCGTAGAAGTGGCCGACCCGCTCCGGACCAAACAATTGCGTATCGGTTTGACGCAGTTGGGCGAAGAAGGCGCGATCCAGGTTTTCAAACCTGTCGCGGGCGGCGCTTTGTTGCTGGGTGCTGTCGGGCAGTTGCAATTTGAAGTGGTCGCGCATCGCTTGAAAAGCGAATATGGCGTGGCTGCACGGATGATGTCGACCCGATATTCGCTGGCGCGGTGGATCACGGCGGATGACCCCAAGGATTTGAAGAAATTCATGGATGCCAACGCCCAGAACATCGCGTACGACGTGGTCGATGCGCCCGCATTCCTGTCCGGATCGTCGGCACAGTTGCGGGTGGCGCAAGAGCTCTATCCCAAGGTGCAGTTCCATGCGCTGCGCGAGCACGGCGGCCAGGTATTCAAGACCCGGGTGGGCGATTCCGCGTTCGCCTGA
- a CDS encoding efflux RND transporter periplasmic adaptor subunit: MRRAVIAAVILAVLGAGGYIAWKQMFAAKSPRELYQIVPVTRGDLEDLVSATGTLQPREYVDVGAQVSGQLKKIHVEVGSVVTERDLLAEIDPTVFLANVDARRAGLRNQKATKLDREAQLVLAELQFKRQEALRAEGATSADAYQQAEAALKSSRAQIAALQAQIEQTESTLRADEANLNYAKIYAPMSGTVVSITARQGQTLNSNQSAPIILRIADLSTMTVQTQVSEADVNKLRQGMDVYFTTLGSSGQRWWGTLRKIEPTPTVTNNVVLYNALFDVPNANRALMTSMTAQVFFVATSVKDTLLLPVAAVQQGNRGPRAGREGMQQGPGTGRGAGADRASAGSVPGSRDGANARPSAAATAGAATAGATAAESTGQPSANADAPTRRPSRGPRRATIQVLTADGKIEERQIEVGVSNRVQIQVLSGLEEGEQVIAGVRQQATPARGASGNAMPPGAMPPGMPAGAPRGR; the protein is encoded by the coding sequence ATGCGCCGCGCCGTGATCGCCGCAGTGATCCTTGCCGTCCTTGGGGCGGGCGGCTACATCGCGTGGAAGCAGATGTTCGCGGCCAAGAGCCCGCGCGAGCTGTACCAGATCGTGCCGGTGACGCGGGGCGACCTGGAAGACCTGGTGTCCGCCACCGGCACCTTGCAGCCGCGCGAATACGTGGATGTGGGCGCGCAGGTGTCGGGGCAGTTGAAGAAGATCCACGTGGAAGTGGGGTCTGTCGTGACCGAGCGCGATCTGCTTGCCGAGATCGACCCGACCGTGTTCCTGGCCAACGTGGATGCCCGGCGCGCGGGTCTGCGCAATCAGAAGGCGACCAAGCTGGATCGCGAGGCGCAACTGGTGCTGGCCGAATTGCAGTTCAAACGCCAGGAAGCATTGCGGGCCGAAGGCGCGACCAGTGCCGACGCCTACCAGCAGGCCGAGGCCGCGTTGAAGTCGTCGCGCGCGCAGATCGCGGCGCTGCAGGCGCAGATCGAGCAGACCGAATCGACGCTGCGGGCCGACGAAGCCAACCTGAATTACGCGAAGATTTACGCGCCCATGAGCGGCACGGTGGTGTCGATCACGGCGCGGCAGGGACAGACGCTGAACAGCAACCAGTCGGCGCCGATCATCTTGCGGATCGCCGATTTGTCGACCATGACCGTGCAGACCCAGGTGTCCGAAGCGGACGTGAACAAGCTGCGTCAGGGGATGGATGTGTACTTCACGACGTTGGGCAGCAGCGGCCAGCGGTGGTGGGGCACGCTGCGCAAGATCGAGCCGACGCCGACCGTGACCAACAACGTGGTGCTGTACAACGCCCTGTTCGACGTACCGAACGCCAACCGCGCGTTGATGACGTCGATGACGGCGCAGGTGTTCTTCGTTGCCACGTCGGTCAAGGACACGCTGCTGCTGCCGGTGGCGGCGGTCCAGCAAGGCAATCGTGGCCCGCGGGCCGGGCGTGAGGGGATGCAGCAGGGACCGGGTACGGGTCGCGGGGCAGGCGCGGACCGCGCGTCGGCAGGCTCGGTGCCGGGCTCGCGCGACGGCGCGAACGCGCGACCCAGCGCCGCCGCGACTGCTGGCGCCGCGACTGCGGGCGCCACGGCTGCCGAATCGACGGGCCAACCTTCCGCCAACGCCGACGCACCAACGCGCCGCCCTTCCCGCGGTCCGCGCCGCGCCACGATCCAGGTGCTGACGGCCGACGGCAAGATCGAGGAACGGCAGATCGAAGTGGGCGTGAGCAACCGGGTGCAGATCCAGGTGCTGTCCGGCCTGGAAGAAGGCGAGCAGGTGATTGCCGGAGTGCGTCAGCAGGCGACGCCGGCACGCGGGGCATCGGGCAACGCCATGCCACCGGGCGCGATGCCTCCGGGCATGCCCGCCGGCGCCCCGCGTGGGCGATGA
- the bfr gene encoding bacterioferritin produces the protein MKGDKTVIQHLNKQLTNELTAINQYFLHARMLNHWGFGRLGKHEYDESIGEMKHADLLIKRIFMLDGLPNLQDLHKLLIGENVPEILDCDLQLETLSQATVKEAMAYCESVRDYVSRDLFQKILDDTEEHIDYLETQIGLIDQVGIQNYLQSQMDEQGD, from the coding sequence ATGAAAGGCGACAAGACCGTTATCCAACATCTGAACAAGCAGCTCACCAACGAGCTGACGGCGATCAACCAGTACTTCCTGCATGCCCGCATGTTGAATCACTGGGGTTTTGGCCGCCTGGGCAAGCACGAATACGACGAGTCGATCGGCGAAATGAAGCACGCTGACCTGCTGATCAAGCGTATTTTCATGCTGGATGGCCTGCCCAACCTGCAAGATCTGCACAAGCTGCTGATCGGCGAAAACGTGCCGGAAATCCTGGATTGCGATCTGCAGCTGGAAACGCTGTCGCAAGCCACGGTCAAGGAAGCCATGGCCTACTGTGAAAGCGTTCGCGACTACGTGTCGCGCGACCTGTTCCAGAAAATCCTGGACGACACGGAAGAGCACATCGACTATCTGGAAACGCAGATCGGCCTGATCGATCAGGTCGGCATCCAGAACTACCTGCAATCGCAGATGGACGAACAGGGCGACTGA
- a CDS encoding MbcA/ParS/Xre antitoxin family protein: MAMPAIAPKPAALDTLPASAAALRTFLRIADAWQLDPDASATLLGVPRSTLYRWKKDGPPAPLPRDTLERLSLIFGIYKALQVLLPEPERADAWLRRPNTAPLFSGSPALDRLLSGMTSDLYVVRAYLDAQRGGWT; the protein is encoded by the coding sequence ATCGCCATGCCTGCCATCGCCCCCAAGCCCGCCGCTCTTGATACCCTGCCCGCCTCGGCCGCGGCGCTGCGTACCTTCTTGCGTATTGCCGACGCCTGGCAGCTGGACCCGGACGCGTCCGCCACGCTGCTGGGCGTGCCGCGCTCGACGCTGTACCGATGGAAGAAAGACGGCCCGCCGGCTCCCCTGCCGCGCGACACCCTGGAACGCCTGTCCTTGATTTTCGGGATCTACAAGGCGCTGCAGGTGCTGCTGCCCGAACCCGAACGGGCCGACGCCTGGCTGCGGCGGCCCAACACCGCGCCGCTGTTCAGCGGCAGTCCGGCGCTGGACCGCCTGCTAAGCGGCATGACCAGTGATCTGTACGTGGTCCGCGCCTATCTGGACGCGCAACGCGGAGGCTGGACATGA
- a CDS encoding RES family NAD+ phosphorylase: MTVKTTRIRWTCHRLVPSRFPPTSLYDRVADPADLDIIFAIENLTNPRVRDEVGALQLVPAADRVSGEGTTPIMAAFTHLNPAGSRFTDGSWGVYYAGESLETAIAETMYHRARFLAATSEPAMEIDMRHYLANLSASLHDVRGKQAELPGLYDPVDYSVAQRFARTLRTDNSWGIVYDSVRRPEGQCVAVFRPKALANCRQSQHIAFVWDGSKMSGWYSKSAITPV, translated from the coding sequence ATGACCGTCAAGACCACGCGTATCCGATGGACCTGCCATCGCCTCGTTCCCAGCCGTTTTCCCCCCACCAGCCTGTACGACCGCGTGGCCGACCCGGCCGACCTGGACATCATTTTTGCCATTGAAAACCTGACCAATCCGCGCGTGCGCGACGAAGTGGGCGCGCTGCAACTGGTGCCGGCCGCCGACCGCGTGAGCGGCGAAGGCACGACGCCGATCATGGCGGCGTTTACGCACCTGAACCCGGCGGGCAGCCGCTTTACGGATGGATCCTGGGGGGTGTACTACGCCGGCGAATCGCTGGAAACGGCGATTGCCGAAACCATGTATCACCGCGCCCGCTTCCTGGCCGCGACCAGTGAACCCGCCATGGAAATCGACATGCGGCATTACCTGGCCAACCTGTCGGCGTCCTTGCACGATGTGCGCGGCAAGCAGGCGGAATTGCCTGGCCTGTATGACCCGGTGGACTATTCGGTGGCGCAGCGTTTTGCACGCACCCTGCGCACCGACAACAGCTGGGGCATCGTGTACGACAGCGTGCGGCGGCCCGAAGGCCAGTGCGTGGCCGTGTTCCGGCCCAAGGCGCTGGCGAACTGCCGGCAGTCCCAGCACATTGCGTTTGTGTGGGACGGCAGCAAGATGAGCGGCTGGTATTCAAAGTCGGCGATCACACCGGTGTAA